The following proteins are co-located in the Silene latifolia isolate original U9 population chromosome 1, ASM4854445v1, whole genome shotgun sequence genome:
- the LOC141656489 gene encoding uncharacterized protein LOC141656489, with translation MAVMKFTTTNRFTPLKSITSSESNPKNDLIPSQLPSSSKHKSKGTNFAGPGSADARKTASLRELHGVPVLDMSGATEEVNGSGWMLHKNGKDVPVLETIDEEEDVTGLLQFTSADIKKEVDFWNNAVFCYILGANPPWDLVKSFIYRVWDQFGIDRVSFLDNGSFLVRFATVGARDALLKSGYYLFDNKPVVIKPWVMDMELVKAKVETVPVWVRLSGVPLKFWGDCLPSIAGLVGKFVQKDKDTQDKVRLSFARVLVELQMDQELPDKVKFLDETGKVVSVGVDYEWIPRSCTSCNGIGHSATQCRKPGRPSAKKVRNLRPVCLLGYGWGTSMLFSPIERLGGCTTEAEMEHFQECVSLCGMEDINATGALYTWSNKQEPTARVYSRLDRAMGNQEWLDEFGDYMAHFHPGGLFDHCPCTVVNRKAEFDGRRSFKYFNMWGAADSFKAQVASVWQQKYKGTRMFSVVKKLKALKPVLKKLNTTCFSDIENSTTIASRVLEEIQEKLVDNPGDTDLIQQELDLSVELKGLINARDSFLTQKAKLQWSLEGDLNTSYFHRAIKKKIMLNKVFQIEDMQGVLCTEGATIQTPFLAYYQKLLGTQNSTDPVNVAVVRRGPCCSEDHWSILAKPVTCSEVKACFFSIPSCKSPGPDGYNSKFYKDAWDVIGDEVCAAIINFFDSGQLLSQVNATVITLIPKNDRPTSVVHYRPISCCNVLYKVISKILCARLALVLPDIISKNQVAFVKGRSILENILICQDLVRMYNRRAASPRCMFKLDLQKAYDSIEWGFLEQMLAALNFPEQFRHLIMQCVTTPSYTLNLNGTQFGFFAGRRGLRQGDPISTLLFCVSMEYLSSVMNYAVGEWYFKFHPHWDHQSIMLILRVLATFTAASGLRVNASKSEVVFNGVTEALRQDITFISGFQEGVLPFKYLGVPIQGGRLTRHDCNILVERIVAKIRGIGARKLSYAGRIILINSVFNTLHNYWCSIFLLPKCIIKKIEALCRNFLWNGDAVYQRTPLVAWGRVYIAVKRGGLGVKNLWGMEYCSFVGKLVNWIYTKADRLWVLWVDHIYMKGADWYTYSPPPDSNWNWRNICKVKNMLAAGYQGNQWISDARGYSIYAGYQWLQGSHPHVPWYKDVWDSWTIPKHCVIETHDHLFSDCIYSKQVISLIEHWLHIRFQTPPGHCSTVRRKVWRVVKLSCWYVLWMERNTCRIELKLRRPAVLVSEIQKTV, from the exons ATGGCAGTCATGAAATTTACAACTACTAACAGATTTACTCCATTAAAATCTATTACTTCTTCTGAATCTAATCCAAAAAATGATCTTATTCCGTCTCAGCTTCCTTCTTCTTCCAAACATAAATCTAAAGGTACCAACTTTGCAGGTCCAGGGTCAGCGGATGCTCGAAAGACAGCTTCTTTAAGggagttacatggagtccctgtTCTTGACATGTCTGGTGCTACGGAGGAAGTTAATGGCTCTGGGTGGATGTTGCATAAGAACGGTAAAGATGTTCCTGTGTTGGAGACGATAGATGAGGAGGAAGATGTGACAGGTCTTCTTCAGTTTACGTCTGCTGACATTAAAAAAGAGGTAGACTTTTGGAATAATGCTGTCTTTTGTTACATTTTAGGAGCTAATCCACCATGGGATTTGGTTAAATCGTTCATATATCGAGTTTGGGACCAGTTTGGTATTGACAGAGTCTCTTTTTTGGATAATGGTTCTTTTCTTGTAAGATTTGCCACTGTAGGGGCAAGGGATGCTCTGTTAAAGTCGGGGTATTATCTCTTTGATAACAAGCCTGTGGTTATTAAACCATGGGTTATGGATATGGAACTGGTTAAGGCAAAAGTTGAAACTGTACCTGTGTGGGTTCGATTATCTGGGGTTCCTCTGAAGTTTTGGGGGGATTGTTTGCCATCAATTGCAGGTTTAGTGGGTAAATTTGTTCAGAAAGACAAAGACACACAGGATAAAGTTCGTTTAAGCTTTGCTAGGGTCTTGGTGGAATTACAAATGGATCAGGAATTACCTGATAAGGTTAAATTTCTGGATGAAACTGGCAAGGTTGTCTCTGTTGGTGTTGATTATGAGTGGATACCTAGGTCTTGTACTAGCTGTAATGGTATAGGCCATTCTGCTACTCAATGCAGGAAACCTGGTAGGCCATCTGCTAAAAAAGTTCGAAA TCTCAGACCTGTGTGTCTCCTTGGTTATGGTTGGGGGACTTCAATGCTGTTTTCTCCTATTGAGAGACTGGGAGGTTGCACTACTGAAGCAGAAATGGAGCATTTTCAGGAGTGTGTCTCACTTTGTGGTATGGAGGACATTAATGCTACAGGGGCTTTATATACTTGGTCTAATAAGCAGGAACCTACTGCTAGAGTATACAGTAGGTTAGATAGAGCTATGGGCAATCAGGAATGGCTTGATGAATTTGGTGATTATATGGCTCATTTCCATCCTGGGGGGTTGTTTGACCATTGCCCGTGTACTGTGGTGAATAGAAAAGCTGAATTTGATGGTAGAAGAAGTTTTAAGTATTTTAACATGTGGGGTGCAGCTGATTCCTTCAAGGCACAGGTTGCTAGTGTGTGGCAACAGAAATATAAAGGTACTAGGATGTTTTCTGTGGTTAAAAAGCTGAAAGCTTTAAAACCTGTCCTAAAGAAGCTGAATACTACTTGTTTTTCTGATATAGAGAATAGCACTACCATTGCTAGTAGAGTTTTGGAGGAGATACAAGAGAAGTTAGTTGATAATCCAGGGGATACTGACTTGATTCAGCAGGAACTCGACTTATCTGTTGAGTTAAAGGGCCTTATTAATGCAAGGGATAGTTTCCTTACTCAGAAGGCCAAATTGCAGTGGTCTTTGGAGGGGGATTTGAATACCTCATATTTTCATCGTGCAATTAAGAAAAAGATTATGTTGAATAAGGTTTTCCAGATAGAGGATATGCAAGGTGTTCTTTGTACTGAAGGTGCTACTATTCAGACTCCTTTCTTAGCTTATTACCAGAAGCTGCTGGGTACTCAAAATTCTACTGATCCAGTTAATGTTGCTGTGGTCAGAAGGGGTCCTTGTTGTTCTGAGGATCACTGGTCTATTCTGGCAAAACCAGTTACTTGTTCTGAGGTTAAAGCTTGCTTTTTTAGCATTCCAAGCTGTAAGTCACCTGGCCCAGATGGCTATAATAGTAAGTTTTACAAAGATGCTTGGGATGTGATTGGGGATGAGGTTTGTGCTGCCATTATTAATTTCTTTGATTCTGGTCAGCTGCTTTCTCAGGTTAATGCTACTGTCATCACTTTGATTCCTAAAAATGATAGGCCAACTAGTGTAGTGCATTACAGGCCTATCTCTTGCTGTAATGTACTTTATAAAGTCATTTCAAAAATTTTGTGTGCTAGGTTAGCTTTGGTATTGCCTGATATTATAAGCAAAAATCAAGTGGCTTTTGTCAAAGGCAGAAGTATTCTAGAAAATATCCTTATTTGTCAGGACCTGGTTAGAATGTACAATAGAAGGGCAGCTTCTCCTAGGTGTATGTTTAAGCTTGACCTTCAGAAAGCCTATGATTCCATTGAATGGGGGTTTCTTGAACAGATGCTTGCAGCCTTGAACTTCCCTGAGCAGTTTAGGCATCTGATAATGCAATGTGTTACTACCCCCTCATATACCTTGAATCTAAATGGCACCCAGTTTGGTTTCTTTGCTGGCAGGAGGGGGTTGAGACAAGGTGATCCTATCTCTACCCTTCTCTTTTGTGTGTCTATGGAGTATCTGTCTAGTGTGATGAATTATGCTGTGGGAGAATGGTATTTCAAGTTTCACCCTCATT GGGATCATCAGTCTATTATGCTTATCTTGAGGGTGTTGGCTACCTTTACTGCGGCCTCTGGCCTAAGGGTTAATGCTTCGAAATCAGAAGTAGTGTTTAATGGTGTGACTGAGGCATTGAGACAGGATATTACCTTTATCTCTGGATTTCAGGAGGGTGTACTCCCTTTTAAATACTTAGGGGTACCTATTCAGGGTGGAAGATTAACTAGACATGATTGTAATATCCTTGTGGAGAGAATTGTGGCTAAAATTAGGGGAATAGGAGCTAGGAAATTGAGTTATGCTGGCAGGATTATCTTAATTAACTCTGTGTTTAACACTCTACATAATTACTGGTGCTCTATTTTCCTTTTGCCAAAATGTATTATAAAGAAGATTGAAGCTCTCTGTCGAAATTTCCTGTGGAATGGTGATGCTGTGTACCAGAGAACCCCTCTGGTGGCCTGGGGACGAGTGTACATTGCGGTAAAAAGAGGGGGCTTAGGTGTTAAGAATCTTTGGGGTATGGAATATTGCTCTTTTGTTGGTAAGTTGGTGAACTGGATTTATACAAAAGCTGATCGTTTATGGGTGCTTTGGGTGGACCATATCTATATGAAGGGTGCTGACTGGTATACATATTCACCTCCACCAGACTcaaattggaattggaggaacatATGTAAGGTTAAAAATATGTTAGCTGCTGGGTACCAGGGTAACCAATGGATCTCTGATGCCAGAGGTTACTCTATTTATGCAGGTTATCAATGGCTACAGGGCTCACACCCCCATGTGCCTTGGTACAAGGATGTTTGGGATAGCTGGACAATACCCAAGCATTGTGTTATTG AAACCCATGATCACCTCTTCTCTGATTGTATTTACAGCAAACAGGTGATTAGCTTAATTGAACACTGGTTACATATAAGGTTCCAAACTCCACCTGGTCATTGCTCTACTGTCAGGAGGAAAGTTTGGAGAGTGGTTAAACTTTCCTGTTGGTATGTCCTTTGGATGGAAAGGAATACTTGCAGGATTGAACTGAAGCTTCGAAGACCTGCGGTGCTTGTTTCAGAAATTCAGAAGACAGTTTAG